In Streptomyces sp. 840.1, one DNA window encodes the following:
- a CDS encoding ABC transporter substrate-binding protein yields the protein MHDGHSRPLFSLSPSPAVYAAPRGRGLVRLTAALTVLSAIALTSGCGSSGATAGPPEASASAAKGFPVTIDNCGVRTTYTEPPSRAVTIHQHPTEVMLSLGLKDRMAGTSYPDSAVLPALRKDFASIPQLSKGAPSFEKALDTDPDFVYGGYASAFAEKEGRSRKAFQDAGIDTYLNRENCAGEKGVTMEDTYTEIRTIGKIFGVSDRASTLVSELRTRARKASEAVKDARDVSVFVYDSGDKSAFTAGGKGLGNELIRLAGGRNVFSDLDDVFGDVSWEQVVDRKPDVIAIYDYAGTGVAQKKKFLLSQPALADVPAIKNRRFVVLPLTDTLVGVRSADAVGDLARGLHPDSFK from the coding sequence ATGCACGACGGTCACAGCCGTCCCCTTTTCTCGCTCTCCCCCTCGCCTGCGGTGTACGCAGCCCCACGCGGCCGCGGGCTCGTGCGCCTCACCGCAGCCCTCACCGTGCTGTCGGCGATTGCGCTGACGTCGGGCTGCGGCTCGTCCGGCGCCACCGCCGGCCCCCCGGAGGCGAGCGCCTCGGCGGCGAAGGGCTTCCCCGTCACCATCGACAACTGTGGTGTCAGGACGACGTACACCGAGCCGCCGTCCCGTGCGGTGACCATCCACCAGCATCCGACCGAAGTGATGCTCTCGCTGGGGCTCAAGGACCGGATGGCCGGTACGTCGTACCCGGACTCGGCGGTCCTGCCCGCTCTGCGCAAGGACTTCGCGTCGATCCCGCAGCTGTCGAAGGGGGCGCCGTCGTTCGAGAAGGCCCTCGACACCGATCCCGACTTCGTCTACGGCGGCTACGCCAGCGCGTTCGCGGAGAAGGAGGGCCGCTCGCGCAAGGCGTTCCAGGACGCGGGCATCGACACCTACCTCAACCGGGAGAACTGCGCCGGAGAGAAGGGGGTGACCATGGAGGACACGTACACCGAGATACGCACGATCGGCAAGATCTTCGGCGTCTCGGACCGCGCCTCCACCCTCGTCTCCGAGCTGCGCACCCGCGCCCGCAAGGCGAGCGAGGCCGTGAAGGACGCGCGTGACGTCTCCGTGTTCGTCTACGACAGCGGCGACAAGTCCGCCTTCACGGCCGGTGGCAAGGGCCTGGGCAACGAACTGATCAGACTGGCAGGCGGCAGGAACGTCTTCTCCGACCTGGACGACGTGTTCGGCGACGTCTCCTGGGAGCAGGTCGTCGACCGCAAGCCCGACGTCATCGCCATCTACGACTACGCGGGCACCGGCGTCGCGCAGAAGAAGAAGTTCCTGCTCTCCCAGCCGGCCCTCGCCGATGTGCCCGCGATCAAGAACAGGCGTTTCGTGGTGCTGCCGCTGACCGACACCCTCGTCGGCGTCCGCTCGGCGGACGCGGTGGGCGACCTGGCGCGCGGACTGCACCCGGACAGCTTCAAGTGA
- a CDS encoding alpha/beta fold hydrolase — protein sequence MTSVPSTSLRPRQAREADTTFVLVHGSCSSSLLWAPVQRELALRGHRSFAVDLPGHGFDAQYPAAYQAPQDLEAWAAVPSTLAAVTLEDNVDMVVDVVRQVAEHGPVVLVGASLGGTTITGVGNTVPDLVNRLVYVSAWSCVQRANPIEYMQEPEFSENLLAPLAALNVGDPAELGAGRANYRTSDPVLLALLKAAIMADGTDEQFRAFLNILQPDESLAVMTADARGDAATWGTIARTYIRLADDRTIPVAMQDRLIAECDALTPDNPYDVHTMNTSHTGFVLQPAKLVDILEHLAV from the coding sequence ATGACTTCTGTTCCCAGCACCTCTCTGCGCCCACGGCAGGCCCGCGAGGCGGATACGACGTTCGTGCTCGTGCACGGCTCGTGCTCCAGTTCGCTGCTCTGGGCTCCCGTCCAGCGCGAACTGGCGCTGCGTGGCCATCGGAGCTTCGCCGTCGACCTTCCGGGCCACGGATTCGACGCACAGTATCCGGCCGCCTACCAGGCGCCGCAGGACCTCGAAGCGTGGGCGGCCGTGCCGTCGACCCTTGCTGCGGTCACCCTGGAAGACAACGTCGACATGGTCGTCGACGTCGTCCGGCAGGTGGCCGAGCACGGGCCGGTGGTCCTCGTCGGCGCCAGCCTCGGCGGGACCACTATCACCGGGGTGGGCAACACCGTCCCCGACCTGGTGAACCGGCTCGTCTACGTCTCCGCGTGGTCGTGCGTACAGCGCGCGAACCCCATCGAGTACATGCAGGAGCCCGAGTTCAGCGAGAACCTGCTGGCACCGCTGGCAGCACTGAACGTCGGCGATCCCGCCGAATTGGGTGCCGGCCGGGCCAACTACCGTACGTCCGACCCTGTTCTGCTCGCCCTGCTCAAGGCGGCCATAATGGCGGACGGCACCGATGAACAGTTCCGTGCCTTCCTCAACATCCTCCAGCCGGACGAATCGCTGGCGGTGATGACGGCCGACGCGCGAGGTGACGCCGCCACCTGGGGCACCATCGCACGCACGTACATCCGTCTGGCCGACGACCGGACGATCCCCGTGGCCATGCAGGACCGTCTGATCGCCGAATGCGACGCGCTGACCCCTGACAATCCGTACGACGTACACACGATGAACACCAGCCACACCGGGTTCGTGCTCCAGCCCGCGAAACTGGTCGACATCCTGGAGCACCTGGCCGTCTGA
- a CDS encoding SpoIIE family protein phosphatase, which produces MCRTQGDQDREPESGGRPDDDQTFSALLEDSAEDLYEHAPCGYLSTLLDGRIVKINTTLLDWLGHRRGDLVGHRKFSDLLTVGGRLYHETHFAPLLRLQGEISGIALELKAADGRRLPVLVTSTVKTGSDGQPLLIRTTVFDARDRRSYEEELLRARRESERERERLQQLTTTLQQTLLPPTLADVPGLNVAAHYHIASVDEVGGDFYDLFPLADGTWGMFLGDVCGKGAAAAAVTSLARYTLRAAAVYDPDPAAVLSNLNTVLNHEYNGIDPRFCTVLFGLLTPDGDLGGFEITLASGGHPPALLIRADGTADYLPTPDGQLIGVLPDAHISTTTFHLDPGDTLLLHTDGLTEAHTAIAGDRYGDEALLDFGRALAPTTAETTVSAIRELLDTLGTGVDDDTAVLAIHVPRPDREEQQ; this is translated from the coding sequence ATGTGCCGGACCCAGGGCGACCAGGACCGCGAACCGGAGTCCGGCGGACGCCCCGACGACGACCAGACGTTCTCCGCCCTGCTGGAGGACAGCGCCGAGGACCTCTACGAGCACGCCCCCTGCGGCTACCTGTCCACTCTGCTCGACGGCCGGATCGTCAAGATCAACACCACGCTCCTCGACTGGCTCGGCCACCGGCGCGGCGATCTGGTGGGCCACAGGAAGTTCTCCGATCTCCTCACCGTCGGGGGCCGGCTCTACCACGAGACCCACTTCGCCCCGCTGCTGCGCCTGCAGGGCGAGATCAGCGGCATCGCCCTGGAACTCAAGGCCGCCGACGGCCGGCGTCTGCCGGTCCTGGTGACCTCGACGGTCAAGACCGGCAGCGACGGGCAGCCGCTGCTGATCCGTACCACCGTCTTCGACGCCCGCGACCGCCGCTCCTACGAGGAGGAACTGCTGCGCGCCCGCCGGGAGTCCGAGCGCGAGCGCGAACGCCTGCAGCAGCTGACCACGACGCTCCAGCAGACGCTGCTGCCCCCGACCCTGGCCGACGTGCCGGGCCTGAACGTGGCCGCGCACTACCACATCGCCTCGGTCGACGAGGTCGGCGGTGACTTCTACGACCTCTTCCCCCTCGCCGACGGAACCTGGGGCATGTTCCTGGGCGATGTGTGCGGCAAGGGCGCGGCCGCCGCTGCCGTCACCTCCCTGGCCCGCTACACCCTGCGCGCGGCCGCGGTGTACGACCCCGACCCGGCCGCGGTCCTGAGCAACCTCAACACCGTCCTGAACCACGAGTACAACGGCATCGATCCCAGGTTCTGCACCGTCCTGTTCGGCCTGCTCACCCCCGACGGCGACCTGGGCGGGTTCGAAATCACCCTGGCCAGCGGCGGGCACCCGCCCGCGCTGCTGATCCGCGCCGACGGCACCGCCGACTACCTGCCCACCCCCGACGGCCAGCTCATCGGCGTCCTGCCCGACGCCCACATTTCCACCACCACCTTCCACCTCGATCCAGGCGACACCCTGCTCCTGCACACCGACGGCCTCACCGAGGCGCACACCGCCATCGCCGGCGACCGCTACGGCGACGAGGCGCTCCTCGACTTCGGCCGCGCCCTGGCTCCCACCACCGCCGAGACCACCGTCTCCGCGATCCGTGAACTCCTGGACACCCTCGGCACCGGGGTGGACGACGACACCGCCGTCCTGGCCATCCATGTGCCCCGGCCCGACCGTGAAGAGCAGCAGTGA
- a CDS encoding ABC transporter ATP-binding protein translates to MTAAELRVEGVTLTAGARRLVHDVTLTARPGETIGLVGPNGSGKSSLLRAVYRILRPAAGTVRVDGEDAWSLPPRQLARTLAAVVQDAPSGLDLSVREVVAMGRAPHKRLLSGDTTQDAALIEAALTSVDAVPLADRAFDRLSGGERQRVLIARALAQEPSLLVLDEPTNHLDIRHQLEILTVLRRLPATVLVALHDLNLAAYYCDRLFVLCDGGVVASGAPHEVLTPRLLAEVYEVTAEVAVHPRTGRPQVTFLPADAPVPDANR, encoded by the coding sequence ATGACGGCGGCCGAACTGCGCGTCGAGGGCGTCACGCTCACGGCCGGGGCACGGCGGCTGGTCCACGACGTCACGCTCACGGCCCGCCCCGGGGAGACGATCGGCCTCGTCGGACCGAACGGCAGCGGCAAGTCCAGCCTGCTGCGCGCCGTCTACCGGATACTGCGGCCGGCAGCCGGAACGGTCCGCGTCGACGGCGAAGACGCCTGGTCACTGCCACCGCGCCAACTGGCACGCACCCTGGCCGCAGTGGTGCAGGACGCTCCCTCCGGCCTCGATCTGAGCGTGCGTGAGGTCGTCGCGATGGGCCGCGCCCCGCACAAGCGACTGCTGTCGGGCGACACGACGCAGGACGCCGCGCTGATCGAGGCGGCACTCACCTCGGTCGACGCCGTCCCCCTGGCCGACCGCGCCTTCGACCGGCTCTCCGGCGGCGAGCGCCAACGGGTTCTGATCGCCCGTGCTCTGGCCCAGGAGCCGTCGCTGCTCGTCCTGGACGAACCGACCAACCACCTGGACATCCGGCACCAGTTGGAGATCCTGACCGTACTGCGCAGACTGCCCGCGACGGTCCTCGTCGCCCTGCACGACCTCAACCTGGCCGCGTACTACTGCGATCGCCTGTTCGTTCTGTGCGACGGCGGTGTCGTCGCTTCCGGAGCGCCGCACGAGGTACTCACTCCGCGCCTGCTCGCGGAGGTCTACGAGGTGACCGCCGAGGTCGCGGTGCATCCTCGCACGGGCCGTCCCCAGGTGACGTTCCTGCCGGCGGACGCACCTGTGCCCGACGCGAACCGGTGA
- a CDS encoding iron ABC transporter permease gives MTASTTDAENTALVKPRRRAAFALTLVGLTVLLAACLTAGLAFGSVHVPPGQVWGIVTHALGADWTEPTWSRARETIVLDVRGPRVLLGAVTGAGLAVVGTALQALVRNPLAEPYLLGVSSGASLGAVSVIVFGVSFFGTVSLSAAAFAGALGALVLVYAAARTGGRITSLRLILAGVAVASVLSALLNLMLLTTDNGNEARTVLAWTLGGLGGVSWGSLWLPGLALLLGIAVLMVQSPNLNLLLAGEEAAATMGLDVARFRARMFVLVSLVTGVLVASAGPIGFVGLMLPHTVRLLVGGDHRRVLPAAALGGASFLVLADIAARTVAAPQEMPVGVLTALCGGPFFLWLMRRDARKNAGGTA, from the coding sequence GTGACCGCGTCCACCACGGACGCCGAGAACACCGCCCTGGTGAAGCCGCGCCGCCGGGCCGCGTTCGCGCTCACCCTGGTCGGGCTCACCGTGCTCCTGGCCGCCTGCTTGACCGCGGGACTCGCTTTCGGCTCGGTGCACGTGCCGCCCGGCCAGGTGTGGGGCATCGTCACGCACGCGCTCGGCGCCGACTGGACGGAACCCACCTGGAGCCGAGCGCGGGAGACGATCGTCCTCGACGTGCGCGGGCCCCGCGTCCTGCTCGGCGCGGTCACCGGCGCGGGTCTCGCCGTCGTCGGCACGGCGTTGCAGGCTCTGGTGCGCAATCCGCTCGCCGAGCCGTACCTCCTCGGAGTGTCCTCCGGCGCCTCGCTCGGCGCGGTCTCGGTGATCGTGTTCGGGGTGAGCTTCTTCGGGACGGTGTCCCTGTCGGCGGCCGCGTTCGCCGGGGCACTGGGCGCACTCGTGCTCGTCTACGCCGCCGCCCGTACCGGCGGCCGCATCACCTCGCTGCGGCTCATCCTGGCCGGGGTCGCGGTGGCGTCAGTGCTCAGCGCGCTGTTGAACCTGATGCTCCTGACGACGGACAACGGCAACGAGGCACGCACCGTCCTCGCCTGGACGCTGGGCGGCCTGGGCGGCGTGTCCTGGGGTTCGCTGTGGCTGCCGGGCCTGGCGCTGCTGCTCGGCATCGCCGTCCTCATGGTGCAGTCCCCGAACCTGAACCTGCTGCTCGCCGGCGAGGAGGCCGCCGCCACCATGGGCCTGGACGTCGCCCGGTTCCGGGCCCGGATGTTCGTGCTCGTCTCGCTGGTCACCGGGGTGCTGGTGGCCTCGGCCGGACCGATCGGTTTCGTCGGACTGATGCTGCCGCACACCGTGCGGCTCCTCGTCGGCGGCGACCACCGGCGGGTGCTGCCCGCCGCCGCGCTCGGGGGTGCGTCCTTCCTGGTCCTGGCGGACATCGCGGCACGGACCGTAGCGGCACCGCAGGAGATGCCGGTCGGGGTCCTCACCGCCCTGTGCGGGGGGCCCTTCTTCCTGTGGCTGATGCGACGCGACGCCCGTAAGAACGCGGGAGGCACGGCATGA
- a CDS encoding alpha/beta fold hydrolase, whose product MSVRRRNRVRVSGRPGAPVVVLAHGFGCDQNMWRLVAPTLERDFTVVVFDHVGAGRSDLEAWNRDRYSSLDGYAEDVLEICRDLDLGPVTFVGHSVSAMMGVLAAARHPELFAGLVLLAPSPCFIDDPAVGYRGGFSAEDIEELLESLDANYLGWSGAMAPVIMGNPERPALGEELTSSFCATDPEIQRVFARVTFLSDNRADLERVTVPTLVAQCSSDAIAPPEVGVFVQAQIKGSRLITLTATGHCPQLSAPEETAEAIGRFAGALG is encoded by the coding sequence ATGAGCGTGCGTAGGAGGAACCGGGTGCGGGTGTCAGGCCGCCCAGGCGCACCGGTGGTGGTGCTGGCGCACGGCTTCGGGTGCGACCAGAACATGTGGCGCCTGGTCGCGCCGACTCTGGAGCGGGACTTCACGGTGGTGGTCTTCGACCACGTGGGCGCCGGCCGGTCCGATCTGGAGGCATGGAACAGGGACCGGTACTCCAGCCTGGACGGGTATGCCGAGGACGTCCTGGAGATCTGCCGCGACCTGGACCTGGGGCCGGTGACGTTCGTGGGGCACTCGGTGAGCGCGATGATGGGCGTGCTGGCCGCCGCCCGGCACCCCGAGCTCTTCGCGGGCCTGGTCCTCCTCGCCCCGTCGCCCTGCTTCATCGACGACCCCGCGGTCGGCTACCGCGGCGGCTTCAGCGCCGAGGACATAGAGGAGCTCCTCGAGTCCCTGGACGCGAACTATCTCGGCTGGTCGGGCGCCATGGCCCCGGTCATCATGGGTAACCCCGAGCGCCCCGCGCTGGGCGAGGAGCTGACGAGCAGCTTCTGCGCCACGGACCCGGAGATCCAGCGGGTCTTCGCCCGGGTGACGTTCCTGTCCGACAACCGCGCCGACCTGGAGCGGGTGACCGTGCCCACCCTGGTCGCCCAGTGCTCCAGCGACGCCATCGCCCCGCCCGAGGTCGGCGTCTTCGTCCAGGCCCAGATCAAGGGCAGCCGCCTGATCACCCTGACCGCCACCGGGCACTGCCCCCAGCTCAGCGCCCCGGAGGAGACCGCCGAGGCGATCGGCCGCTTCGCGGGAGCCCTGGGGTGA
- a CDS encoding agmatine/peptidylarginine deiminase — protein MHRRPPTRRATLRVLAGVGALVSGAAACGPGGSSSAGSSPTTEDAATDTERRFGAEWESHTRTFMSWPALESVWGEDLPYVREDIARIARAVAEYEYVVMMARPEQRAAAQRACGSGVEVIPLAVDDLWARDTVPVFVEEGDDLLGIDFNFNGWGNKQQHGNDARVARTLLAKYGIPRVQAPLVAEGGSFETDGEGTLLITESSIVNNNRNRGKSRDQVEAELIETLGVEKVIWLAGVRGQDITDAHVDSLARFTAPGVVLLDKAFPGMPADSWSRAADQAGSVLAKATDARGRRFEVIDLPQPDLDRITGEGDDFVSSYANFYVANDSVFMPRFGDRKADDRARGILREHFPDRDVVPVRIDTIASGGGGIHCSTHDQPGKPAD, from the coding sequence GTGCACCGTCGTCCCCCCACCCGGCGAGCGACCCTCCGCGTCCTGGCCGGAGTAGGCGCCCTGGTCTCCGGCGCGGCGGCCTGCGGCCCCGGCGGCTCCTCGTCAGCCGGGTCCTCCCCCACCACCGAAGACGCCGCGACGGACACCGAGCGCCGGTTCGGGGCCGAGTGGGAGAGCCACACCCGTACCTTCATGTCGTGGCCGGCGCTGGAGTCGGTGTGGGGCGAGGACCTCCCCTACGTACGCGAGGACATCGCCCGCATCGCCCGTGCCGTCGCCGAGTACGAGTACGTCGTCATGATGGCCAGGCCCGAGCAGCGGGCGGCCGCGCAGCGCGCGTGCGGCTCGGGCGTCGAGGTCATTCCCCTGGCCGTCGACGATCTCTGGGCCCGCGACACCGTTCCGGTGTTCGTCGAGGAGGGGGACGACCTCCTCGGTATCGACTTCAACTTCAACGGCTGGGGCAACAAGCAGCAGCACGGGAACGACGCCCGGGTGGCCCGCACCCTCCTGGCGAAGTACGGGATCCCCCGCGTCCAGGCTCCCCTGGTCGCCGAGGGCGGCTCGTTCGAGACCGACGGTGAGGGCACGCTCCTGATCACCGAGAGTTCGATCGTCAACAACAACCGCAACCGGGGCAAGAGCCGCGACCAGGTCGAGGCCGAGCTCATCGAGACCCTGGGTGTGGAGAAGGTGATCTGGCTGGCCGGGGTCCGGGGCCAGGACATCACCGACGCGCACGTGGACAGCCTCGCGCGGTTCACCGCCCCCGGCGTGGTCCTGCTGGACAAGGCCTTCCCCGGCATGCCCGCCGACTCCTGGTCACGCGCCGCCGACCAGGCCGGCTCCGTACTCGCGAAGGCGACGGACGCCAGGGGCCGACGCTTCGAGGTCATCGACCTCCCCCAGCCCGACCTGGACAGGATCACCGGCGAGGGCGACGACTTCGTTTCGTCCTACGCCAATTTCTACGTCGCCAACGACTCCGTGTTCATGCCCCGGTTCGGCGACCGGAAGGCCGACGACCGGGCCCGGGGCATCCTGCGGGAGCACTTCCCCGACCGCGACGTCGTACCGGTCCGGATCGACACCATCGCCTCCGGCGGCGGCGGTATCCACTGTTCCACCCACGACCAGCCCGGCAAGCCGGCGGACTGA
- a CDS encoding TetR/AcrR family transcriptional regulator, whose translation MPERRTAILRAAASTLSRRGARALRVEEVAAEAQVSKALIYHHYADRADLLRHTLEFINTRAGRGTGQRPDPGPPAGARQELERVLLLEFQNKDEVRENSIAWGELKASAVFDPRLRDDLARAGRRWVREVADLLGRASPGPPDLALVAAAERLTSLVEGVSARWLSGILPLERARGLLREAVAVELAHLDRQPRPAPLGGLPRQTVAEYTLH comes from the coding sequence GTGCCGGAACGCAGAACAGCCATCCTGCGGGCAGCAGCCAGCACCCTCTCGCGCCGAGGAGCCCGAGCGCTGCGGGTGGAAGAGGTGGCGGCCGAGGCGCAGGTGTCCAAGGCGCTGATCTACCACCACTACGCGGACCGGGCCGACCTGCTGCGCCACACACTCGAATTCATCAACACCCGGGCGGGGCGCGGAACGGGGCAGCGGCCGGACCCGGGCCCTCCGGCCGGAGCCCGCCAGGAGCTGGAGAGGGTCCTGCTGCTGGAGTTCCAGAACAAGGACGAGGTGCGGGAGAACAGCATCGCGTGGGGCGAGCTGAAGGCCAGCGCGGTCTTCGACCCCCGGTTGCGGGACGACCTGGCCCGAGCCGGCCGCCGCTGGGTCCGCGAGGTGGCGGACCTCCTCGGCCGGGCAAGCCCCGGCCCCCCGGACCTGGCCCTCGTCGCGGCTGCGGAACGTCTGACCTCACTGGTCGAAGGGGTGAGCGCCCGCTGGCTGAGCGGAATCCTGCCGCTGGAGAGGGCGCGCGGCCTGCTGCGCGAAGCCGTCGCGGTGGAGCTGGCCCATCTGGACCGACAGCCTCGGCCCGCACCCCTCGGAGGCCTGCCGCGCCAAACCGTCGCGGAGTACACGCTGCACTGA
- a CDS encoding STAS domain-containing protein — protein MTQLSTTSRTTPAGPVVTLSGELDHHSAPQVRAVLPGLDIGPGQQLVVDLGGLTFCDSSGITVLIAARNQALARNAGIVLVAVPERVRRIFAIVGLDQVFPTHPTAQAAEAAWTPPAG, from the coding sequence GTGACCCAGCTCAGCACCACCTCGCGCACCACCCCCGCCGGGCCGGTTGTCACTCTCAGCGGCGAACTCGACCACCACAGCGCACCTCAGGTCCGCGCCGTGCTGCCCGGACTGGACATCGGACCGGGACAGCAACTCGTCGTCGACCTCGGCGGTCTCACCTTCTGCGACTCCAGCGGCATCACCGTCCTGATCGCCGCACGCAACCAGGCCCTCGCCAGGAACGCCGGCATCGTCCTGGTCGCCGTCCCCGAACGCGTCAGGCGGATCTTCGCCATCGTCGGCCTCGACCAGGTCTTCCCGACCCACCCCACCGCCCAGGCGGCCGAAGCCGCCTGGACACCCCCGGCCGGTTGA
- a CDS encoding transposase: protein MVTNVTRTAIISNRRITGLSAAVVAELVSEVGPLWHECHQARLVHLRHGVTHGVLACWFGVDRSSVPRAIGEVRPLLAERGCTISPGVRLRSLAEVVDHLGTTGKTGIIDGTRIRVRRPAVGSKNRDRFISGKNKQIAVKVMVFTDGDGRLLFCSLTRPGSCADITHTRE, encoded by the coding sequence GTGGTGACGAACGTGACGCGTACCGCGATCATCAGCAACCGGAGGATCACGGGGCTTTCGGCCGCTGTGGTCGCTGAACTCGTTTCAGAGGTTGGGCCGTTGTGGCACGAATGTCACCAAGCCAGGCTCGTGCACCTTCGCCACGGGGTCACTCATGGTGTGCTGGCCTGCTGGTTCGGCGTGGACCGCTCGTCTGTCCCCCGGGCCATCGGCGAAGTGCGGCCCCTGCTCGCCGAGCGGGGATGCACTATCAGCCCCGGCGTGCGGCTGCGATCCCTGGCCGAGGTCGTTGACCATCTCGGCACGACCGGGAAGACCGGCATCATCGACGGCACTCGGATTCGTGTCCGCCGCCCGGCCGTTGGCAGCAAGAACCGGGACCGGTTCATCTCCGGCAAGAACAAGCAGATCGCCGTGAAGGTCATGGTGTTCACCGACGGGGACGGGCGGCTGCTGTTCTGTAGCCTGACCAGACCCGGGAGTTGCGCGGACATCACCCACACCCGAGAGTGA
- a CDS encoding TetR/AcrR family transcriptional regulator, with translation MASRSTQILEAAARVIARRGVRGLRVEELAAEAGVSTGLIYYHFKDRTGILRHTLEFINDRAERYTTAHVAEAGPLGPREELDQILLLELQDTPEVRENSSAWGELRASAVFEEVLREDLAKATLVWVQEVAGLLGQVQPMASPAALAGAAERLTALLEGLSMRWLSGGLRIDHARDLMHDAVEAELGQLRQA, from the coding sequence ATGGCGTCGCGCAGCACTCAGATCCTCGAAGCGGCCGCCCGGGTGATCGCCCGGCGCGGGGTCCGCGGTCTCCGTGTGGAGGAACTCGCCGCGGAGGCGGGCGTCTCCACCGGGCTGATCTATTACCACTTCAAGGACCGGACCGGGATCCTCCGCCACACGCTCGAGTTCATCAACGACCGCGCCGAGCGCTACACCACCGCGCACGTCGCCGAAGCCGGGCCGCTCGGCCCGCGCGAGGAGCTCGACCAGATCCTCCTGCTGGAGCTCCAGGACACCCCAGAGGTGCGTGAGAACAGCTCGGCCTGGGGTGAGTTGCGGGCGAGCGCCGTCTTCGAAGAGGTGCTGCGCGAGGACCTTGCCAAGGCGACACTCGTCTGGGTGCAGGAAGTGGCGGGCCTGCTCGGTCAGGTGCAGCCGATGGCTTCTCCCGCCGCGCTGGCCGGCGCCGCCGAGCGGCTGACCGCCCTGCTGGAGGGGCTGAGTATGCGGTGGCTCAGCGGAGGACTGCGTATCGACCATGCGCGGGACCTGATGCACGATGCCGTCGAGGCTGAGCTCGGGCAGCTGCGGCAGGCGTAG
- a CDS encoding beta family protein, with the protein MSGPLYVPVLPARRHATAAYRSLSPAVQSTVIPLWNLPPRHGLGPDALTVFVRREAHDVSRVQRHHPAWVDAPFADEIQMRVFASVLADLGEMSALRPVTGPDRPEQQQAMALQLARRSASGVGIRLALAGEWDDSRIQTVRELLARLDPADEVDLLLDLGAVRSDRPDAGKETMRALDALIPLTPWRTSVVLAGGFPEVTAQMLEQGLCAEPRTDWSTWNELSSSGRSYVPLLSYGDYGIQPARAIGREPASGSGGPPWGVLRYTTAESFVLAKVLGRGEDRIAVNRAAARQLLELPDFRGATAGAGESWLRDCAHGHGPTGTGNASDWLRVGNVQHMTYVARSLGLGPGPQAPGSPLG; encoded by the coding sequence ATGTCCGGACCGCTGTACGTTCCCGTCCTGCCGGCAAGGCGCCATGCCACGGCGGCGTACCGGAGTCTGAGTCCCGCCGTCCAGAGCACCGTGATCCCGCTCTGGAACCTTCCGCCTCGCCACGGACTCGGGCCCGACGCGCTGACCGTCTTCGTGCGGCGGGAAGCCCATGACGTCAGCAGGGTGCAGCGCCACCATCCGGCCTGGGTCGACGCCCCGTTCGCCGATGAGATCCAGATGCGGGTCTTCGCCTCGGTGCTGGCCGATCTGGGGGAGATGAGCGCGCTCCGGCCGGTCACCGGGCCCGACCGGCCCGAACAACAGCAAGCCATGGCGCTGCAGTTGGCACGTCGCAGCGCGAGCGGAGTCGGGATACGGCTCGCCCTGGCGGGCGAGTGGGACGACAGCCGCATCCAGACCGTCCGGGAACTGCTCGCCCGCCTGGACCCTGCCGACGAGGTGGATCTCCTGCTCGACCTGGGGGCCGTACGCAGTGACCGCCCCGATGCGGGAAAGGAGACGATGCGCGCGCTCGACGCGTTGATTCCGCTGACGCCTTGGCGGACGTCCGTGGTCCTGGCCGGCGGGTTCCCCGAGGTGACCGCGCAGATGCTCGAGCAGGGGCTGTGCGCTGAGCCCCGCACGGACTGGAGCACCTGGAACGAGCTGAGTTCGAGCGGCCGAAGCTACGTCCCCCTGCTCAGCTACGGCGACTACGGCATCCAGCCCGCCCGAGCCATCGGCCGCGAGCCGGCGTCGGGCAGTGGCGGTCCTCCCTGGGGTGTACTCCGCTACACCACCGCCGAGTCGTTCGTCCTCGCCAAGGTGCTGGGGCGCGGCGAGGACAGGATCGCCGTCAACCGGGCGGCGGCCCGGCAGCTCCTTGAACTGCCCGATTTCCGCGGCGCGACGGCCGGCGCGGGCGAGAGCTGGTTACGGGACTGCGCGCACGGCCACGGCCCGACCGGCACCGGCAACGCCTCGGATTGGCTGCGCGTCGGCAACGTCCAGCACATGACATACGTCGCACGGAGCCTGGGCCTCGGGCCCGGACCTCAAGCACCGGGCAGTCCGCTCGGCTGA